The proteins below come from a single Ruegeria sp. THAF33 genomic window:
- the gntH gene encoding guanitoxin biosynthesis MBL fold metallo-hydrolase GntH: MNSIMNSTTGALLALGLSLAGTASAQNALPTGRTASAIENGVYPASYFPNTEILGADEMRITALGTGMPNQTKAAVSISFYVELGNGDVFLFDVGTGATGNLFSLRPDFAKVDKVFFSHLHVDHVGDFMGLHVGGWLSGRYTPLRVFGPSGSEDELGTKAYVEGMSKAYAWDLATRTGALPDDGAKLEVTEFDYMQENEIVYQENDVTIRSWPAIHSLDGSVSYSLEWNGLKYVFGGDTYPNKWYVEYAKGADIASHEAFLPPDALAPYFGWDMKQATYVATRVHTEPAAFGKVMSAVEPRMALGYHSVLSPENYQAILEGVRSTYDGPLTLARDLQVINVTKDQIVVREASVDDYALPPAVSDEYINAPRSKEKEPSDKVKAGKWDGYTPPPMPEK, from the coding sequence ATGAATAGCATTATGAATTCCACGACTGGCGCACTATTGGCATTGGGTTTGTCGTTGGCTGGCACCGCTTCAGCGCAAAACGCGCTGCCGACTGGTCGAACTGCTTCTGCAATTGAAAATGGTGTTTATCCCGCGTCATACTTTCCCAACACTGAAATCCTTGGCGCGGATGAGATGCGTATCACTGCATTGGGGACGGGGATGCCCAACCAAACCAAAGCTGCCGTTTCGATTTCATTTTATGTTGAACTAGGAAATGGAGACGTTTTCCTGTTTGACGTGGGCACGGGTGCAACTGGAAACTTGTTTTCATTGAGACCGGATTTTGCGAAGGTCGATAAGGTCTTTTTCAGTCATTTGCATGTAGACCACGTTGGAGACTTCATGGGTCTTCATGTTGGGGGTTGGCTTTCGGGCAGATATACTCCGCTCCGCGTCTTCGGCCCGTCCGGATCAGAGGATGAACTGGGCACCAAAGCCTATGTAGAAGGAATGTCAAAAGCCTATGCTTGGGATCTGGCCACACGTACGGGGGCGCTGCCGGATGATGGTGCCAAGCTTGAAGTTACCGAATTCGATTACATGCAGGAAAACGAGATCGTTTATCAGGAGAACGACGTAACTATCCGTTCCTGGCCTGCTATCCACAGCTTAGATGGCTCGGTGAGTTATTCTCTGGAATGGAATGGACTGAAATACGTCTTTGGCGGAGATACTTACCCAAACAAATGGTACGTAGAATATGCCAAAGGGGCGGATATCGCTTCTCACGAGGCTTTTCTGCCACCTGACGCTTTGGCCCCATATTTTGGCTGGGACATGAAACAGGCGACCTATGTAGCCACGCGCGTTCATACCGAACCTGCGGCCTTTGGCAAAGTGATGTCTGCGGTCGAACCGCGTATGGCGCTGGGGTATCACTCTGTTCTTTCACCCGAGAATTATCAGGCGATTTTGGAAGGTGTCCGTTCGACTTACGATGGACCGCTCACACTCGCGCGAGATCTTCAGGTGATCAACGTCACCAAGGACCAGATCGTTGTTCGGGAAGCGAGTGTTGATGACTATGCACTGCCACCAGCTGTGAGCGACGAGTATATCAATGCCCCGCGTTCAAAAGAAAAAGAGCCGTCCGACAAAGTCAAAGCGGGCAAATGGGATGGTTACACGCCACCGCCAATGCCGGAAAAATAA
- a CDS encoding TetR/AcrR family transcriptional regulator yields MSETITRASPKNAATKEDWILLAYKVLNEGGVSAIKVVPMAKRLNLTSGSFYWHFKNVRELLDEVLRYWEQELTDKVIAQAKTFGGPPEDRILLLMKKVIEEDAALPDHAVSVWANTDEKVKESYQRTIGKRFQFAAWMFEQAGFSNEEAKARGRLMVTSLMGDSSTGLKAQGDWEKVIEREHAILIGK; encoded by the coding sequence ATGTCAGAAACTATCACCCGAGCCTCACCCAAAAACGCCGCGACCAAAGAAGACTGGATATTGCTGGCTTACAAAGTCCTGAACGAGGGCGGCGTTTCCGCGATAAAAGTCGTACCAATGGCAAAGCGACTGAACCTGACAAGCGGTAGCTTTTATTGGCATTTCAAAAACGTCCGTGAGCTTTTGGATGAGGTTCTCAGATATTGGGAGCAGGAACTGACTGACAAAGTGATCGCACAGGCAAAGACATTTGGCGGCCCCCCGGAAGACCGAATTCTTCTTCTTATGAAAAAGGTCATTGAAGAGGACGCCGCATTGCCTGATCACGCTGTCTCAGTCTGGGCGAATACCGATGAGAAGGTGAAAGAATCGTATCAAAGAACCATCGGCAAACGCTTCCAATTTGCCGCCTGGATGTTTGAACAGGCCGGTTTCTCGAATGAGGAAGCGAAAGCGCGTGGAAGACTCATGGTCACGTCGCTAATGGGAGACTCTTCGACTGGTCTGAAGGCGCAAGGCGATTGGGAAAAGGTCATCGAACGGGAACACGCAATTCTTATTGGAAAGTAG
- a CDS encoding LacI family DNA-binding transcriptional regulator yields MNSETKRPLTLRDVSEASGVSEMTVSRVLRNRGDVSDATRTRVLAAAKELGYVPNKIAGALASSRVNLVAVIIPSLSNMVFPEVMTGINQVLEDTELQPVVGVTDYLPEKEEKVLYEMLSWRPSGVIIAGLEHTDAARAMLDSAGIPVVEIMDTDGKPVDAMVGISHRRAGREMAQAILKAGYQHIGFMGTKMPLDHRARKRFEGFTEVLGKHGIEIEDREFYSGGSALAKGREMTQAMLDRSPDLDFLYYSNDMIGAGGLLYLLEQGVDIPGQIGLAGFNNVELLQGLPRKLATMDACRLDIGRQAAQIIAERLKDPDSEIETRVTLTPKISYGDTLKRR; encoded by the coding sequence GTGAACAGTGAAACCAAACGCCCGCTTACCCTTCGTGATGTGTCCGAGGCTTCCGGTGTCTCAGAGATGACGGTGAGCCGGGTTCTGCGTAACAGGGGGGATGTGTCCGACGCCACCCGCACCCGCGTTCTGGCCGCCGCAAAAGAGCTGGGATATGTCCCCAACAAGATCGCGGGCGCGCTGGCATCCAGCCGGGTCAACCTGGTCGCGGTAATCATCCCCTCGCTTTCGAACATGGTGTTTCCCGAGGTGATGACCGGCATCAATCAGGTGCTGGAAGATACCGAACTGCAACCCGTGGTTGGCGTGACGGATTATCTGCCCGAGAAAGAGGAAAAAGTGCTGTACGAGATGCTCTCGTGGCGACCCTCGGGCGTGATCATTGCCGGGCTGGAACACACTGACGCGGCCCGCGCCATGCTGGATTCGGCGGGCATTCCGGTGGTCGAGATCATGGATACCGACGGCAAACCTGTCGACGCGATGGTGGGCATCTCGCATCGCCGCGCCGGGCGCGAGATGGCGCAGGCGATTCTGAAGGCCGGGTATCAACATATCGGCTTCATGGGCACCAAGATGCCATTGGATCACCGTGCCCGAAAACGCTTTGAAGGGTTTACCGAAGTGCTAGGCAAACACGGGATCGAGATTGAAGATCGCGAGTTCTATTCCGGTGGCTCTGCCCTGGCCAAGGGGCGCGAGATGACACAGGCCATGCTTGATCGGTCGCCTGATCTGGATTTCCTGTATTATTCCAACGATATGATTGGCGCCGGTGGTCTGTTGTACCTGCTGGAGCAAGGCGTGGATATCCCGGGGCAGATCGGTCTGGCCGGGTTCAACAACGTGGAACTTTTGCAGGGTCTTCCGCGCAAATTGGCGACGATGGATGCCTGTCGTCTGGACATAGGACGTCAGGCCGCACAGATCATCGCTGAACGCCTGAAGGACCCGGATTCCGAAATCGAGACACGGGTCACGCTGACCCCCAAGATCAGCTATGGCGATACCCTGAAACGACGATGA
- a CDS encoding winged helix-turn-helix domain-containing protein: MNAPLKRLDNWTARAIFLDRHALAEQPAGAAKGAGLLDLVQRLGFVQLDSINTVARAHDMILFSRRPAYRSANLKRLYEREKALFEHWTHDAAVIPMSFYPHWHLRFQRDADLLKARWKNWRRDGFEQQFETVLQHIRDHGPVCSSDVGRDEKKGSGGWWNWHPSKTALEFLWRSGALTVVGRDGFQKRYDLTERVIETHLCPGNMACDATATVDWLCNAALDRLGFATSGELAAFWGTVTAAEAKDWCATALAQGNIEEIEATCADGRLRKTFARPDLMDRATDLPQPPGRIRVLSPFDPMLRDRNRAERLFGFHYRIEVFVPEAKRTYGYYVFPLLEGDRLIGRIDMKAHRDRDLLHVKALWPERGVRWSDARSRRLNAELDRVRRLAGVTQVEFARGWLKDPK, translated from the coding sequence ATGAATGCGCCCCTGAAGCGGCTCGACAACTGGACGGCCCGCGCCATTTTTCTGGATCGCCATGCTTTGGCCGAACAACCCGCGGGCGCGGCCAAGGGCGCCGGGCTTCTGGACCTTGTCCAGCGGTTGGGATTCGTGCAGCTTGACAGCATCAACACGGTTGCCCGCGCTCATGACATGATCCTGTTTTCCCGACGGCCTGCGTATCGAAGCGCCAACCTGAAAAGGCTCTATGAAAGGGAAAAAGCGCTGTTCGAACACTGGACACATGATGCGGCCGTGATCCCGATGTCGTTCTATCCGCACTGGCATCTGCGCTTTCAGCGTGATGCGGATCTGTTGAAGGCCCGTTGGAAGAACTGGCGGCGGGATGGGTTCGAGCAACAGTTCGAGACTGTCTTGCAACACATCCGCGACCACGGGCCCGTGTGTTCGTCAGACGTTGGCAGGGATGAAAAGAAAGGCTCGGGCGGTTGGTGGAACTGGCACCCGTCAAAAACCGCATTGGAGTTTCTGTGGCGTTCCGGGGCCCTGACCGTCGTGGGCCGCGATGGGTTTCAGAAACGTTATGATCTGACCGAACGTGTGATCGAAACCCACCTGTGCCCCGGGAACATGGCCTGTGATGCGACGGCGACCGTGGATTGGCTGTGCAACGCAGCGCTGGACCGGTTGGGGTTTGCCACGTCCGGAGAGCTGGCCGCGTTCTGGGGCACGGTTACCGCCGCCGAAGCCAAAGACTGGTGTGCCACGGCGTTGGCTCAAGGAAATATCGAAGAGATCGAGGCCACTTGCGCCGATGGACGCCTGCGCAAAACCTTTGCCCGCCCTGATTTGATGGATCGGGCAACCGACTTGCCGCAACCGCCCGGTCGGATTCGCGTGCTCAGCCCGTTTGATCCCATGCTTCGGGACAGAAACCGGGCCGAGCGGCTGTTTGGCTTTCACTATCGTATCGAAGTTTTCGTGCCCGAAGCCAAGCGCACATATGGGTATTACGTCTTCCCCTTGCTTGAAGGCGATCGATTGATCGGCCGGATCGACATGAAGGCGCATCGCGATCGCGACCTGCTGCATGTCAAAGCGCTCTGGCCCGAACGCGGGGTGCGCTGGTCTGACGCCCGCAGCCGTCGCCTGAACGCCGAACTGGACCGGGTGCGCCGACTGGCAGGCGTCACCCAGGTGGAATTTGCAAGGGGCTGGCTGAAAGACCCTAAATAG
- a CDS encoding fumarylacetoacetate hydrolase family protein, with translation MSNSLFSLPDPITIPVVGETAGYPVGRIFCVGRNYAAHAAEMGNEVDRDAPFYFTKSAPNAILSGATVPYPAGTKNYHHEMELALAIGKPVFRASSAQAWDAVYAYGCALDMTRRDLQLLERDKQRPWDLGKDVENGAVFAPLTPAVDWSPDDGKHIRLSVNGELRQDATLEELIWKIDEIVSHLSGFYHLRPGDLILTGTPAGVGPVVAGDIITGEIDGLEPIKLTLTDAE, from the coding sequence ATGTCAAACAGCCTGTTTTCCCTTCCCGATCCCATAACCATTCCTGTCGTTGGCGAGACGGCCGGGTACCCTGTCGGGCGCATTTTCTGCGTCGGGCGAAACTATGCCGCGCATGCAGCAGAGATGGGGAATGAGGTGGATCGCGATGCGCCCTTCTATTTCACCAAATCCGCGCCAAACGCAATCCTGTCCGGCGCGACGGTTCCGTACCCGGCGGGGACGAAGAATTACCATCACGAAATGGAGCTGGCGCTGGCAATCGGAAAACCGGTGTTTCGTGCCTCGAGTGCGCAGGCTTGGGATGCGGTTTATGCCTATGGCTGCGCGCTCGACATGACACGCCGCGATCTGCAACTCCTCGAGCGGGACAAACAGCGGCCTTGGGATCTGGGTAAAGACGTCGAAAACGGAGCAGTCTTCGCGCCGCTGACCCCTGCCGTGGACTGGTCGCCGGACGATGGCAAACATATCCGGCTGAGCGTGAACGGCGAACTACGTCAGGACGCTACCCTGGAAGAGCTCATCTGGAAGATCGATGAAATCGTCAGCCATCTGTCCGGTTTCTACCATCTGCGCCCCGGCGATCTGATCCTGACAGGTACACCGGCCGGCGTAGGCCCGGTTGTGGCCGGCGACATCATAACAGGAGAGATTGACGGGCTGGAACCGATCAAACTGACCCTGACGGACGCGGAATAG